The Treponema medium genome has a window encoding:
- a CDS encoding 2'-5' RNA ligase family protein, translated as MKQTNIPQQTHFIGVLLPEDITLTLEDCRRYMNEVYGCKSGHGTPIHVTLVPPFRLQEEYSTADLISAIEKEVLPKGLGFTAHIDNFDAFGDRTLFANVVAGDAWTTLRDKTLQAILNACPGCTKKDKKPFQPHATVANRDIPVGIMTKALQVMNELNLAEDFPVDNITIFERKGNRWEAGVTLAIPVY; from the coding sequence ATGAAACAAACCAACATTCCGCAGCAAACGCATTTTATCGGGGTTCTCCTCCCAGAGGATATAACCCTTACTCTTGAAGATTGCCGCCGTTATATGAACGAGGTTTACGGCTGCAAGTCAGGGCATGGCACTCCCATCCATGTTACACTCGTCCCTCCGTTCAGATTGCAAGAAGAATATTCAACAGCTGATTTAATCAGCGCGATTGAAAAAGAAGTCTTGCCCAAAGGCTTAGGTTTTACTGCTCATATTGATAACTTTGATGCGTTTGGAGATAGAACACTTTTCGCAAACGTCGTTGCAGGTGATGCGTGGACAACGCTCCGTGATAAAACGCTACAAGCAATTTTGAATGCCTGTCCAGGCTGTACTAAAAAAGACAAAAAGCCTTTCCAGCCTCACGCAACTGTTGCAAATCGGGATATTCCTGTAGGCATAATGACGAAAGCGCTTCAGGTTATGAACGAACTAAACCTTGCGGAAGACTTTCCTGTTGATAACATCACGATTTTTGAGCGGAAAGGCAATAGGTGGGAAGCGGGGGTTACTCTGGCAATTCCCGTGTATTGA
- a CDS encoding alpha/beta hydrolase, giving the protein MKNAVIYVHGKGGSIDEANHYKKLFNDDYEIIGFDYKAELPWQAKEEFQNYFDFIAPKYGEILLIANSIGAYFSLISLSEKPITKALFISPIVDMENLILTMMKKAKVSEEELRAKKIISTSFGEPLSWEYLSFVRNNPITWNIPTGILYGKKDDMTSLETMTNFAHIINASLTVFDRGEHWFHTEEQMNFLDTWVKRFIQ; this is encoded by the coding sequence ATGAAAAACGCTGTTATATATGTACATGGAAAAGGCGGTTCCATAGACGAAGCAAACCATTATAAAAAACTTTTTAATGACGATTATGAAATTATAGGCTTCGATTATAAAGCGGAATTACCATGGCAGGCTAAAGAAGAATTTCAAAACTATTTTGATTTTATCGCTCCAAAGTACGGTGAAATTTTATTAATCGCAAACAGTATAGGAGCTTATTTTTCTCTGATTTCTTTATCGGAAAAGCCAATCACAAAAGCCCTGTTTATTTCGCCCATTGTCGATATGGAAAATCTAATCTTAACTATGATGAAAAAGGCAAAGGTATCCGAGGAAGAACTGAGGGCAAAAAAGATAATCAGTACTTCTTTCGGCGAACCCTTATCGTGGGAATATCTTTCTTTTGTCAGGAACAATCCTATAACATGGAACATTCCTACCGGCATTCTTTACGGTAAAAAAGACGATATGACTTCTTTGGAAACAATGACGAATTTTGCACATATAATAAACGCGAGCTTAACGGTTTTTGATAGGGGCGAACACTGGTTTCATACGGAAGAGCAAATGAATTTTTTAGATACGTGGGTTAAAAGATTCATTCAGTAG